In Nostoc sp. CENA543, a single genomic region encodes these proteins:
- the hslO gene encoding Hsp33 family molecular chaperone HslO encodes MADQLIRATAADGGIRAVGAITTRLTEEARQRHQLSYVATAALGRTMVAGLLMASSMKRPGSRVNVRVKGDGPLGGILVDAGLDGTVRGYVGNPSIELPPNARGKLDVGGAVGNGYLYVVRDIGYGYPYSSTVELVSGEIGDDVAHYLVNSEQTPSALVLGVFVGANGVTASGGLLVQVLPKAARDEELVAKLESRVAALSGFTPLLQAGKTLPEIFHDLLGDMGLNIFPESQILRFHCGCSFDRVLGALKMLGEAELQDMIVKDDGAEATCDFCGRVYQASSDHLAQLIVDLQAESSASG; translated from the coding sequence ATGGCGGATCAATTAATTCGCGCCACAGCAGCCGATGGTGGAATTCGTGCAGTAGGTGCAATCACTACGCGTCTGACAGAAGAAGCACGGCAACGCCACCAGCTTTCTTACGTAGCAACGGCGGCTCTGGGGCGGACGATGGTGGCTGGTTTATTGATGGCTTCTAGCATGAAGCGTCCAGGATCTAGGGTTAACGTCCGAGTTAAAGGTGATGGGCCTTTGGGCGGTATTTTAGTAGATGCTGGCTTAGATGGTACAGTCAGGGGTTACGTAGGTAATCCCTCTATCGAATTGCCTCCCAACGCCAGAGGGAAACTAGATGTGGGTGGTGCTGTGGGTAATGGCTATCTCTATGTAGTTAGAGATATTGGTTATGGCTATCCTTACTCCAGTACAGTGGAACTGGTTTCTGGCGAAATCGGTGATGATGTGGCTCACTACCTCGTGAATTCAGAACAAACACCCTCAGCATTAGTTTTAGGTGTATTTGTTGGTGCTAATGGAGTCACTGCATCTGGTGGGTTGTTAGTGCAGGTGTTACCGAAAGCCGCCAGAGATGAAGAATTAGTGGCAAAGTTAGAATCACGGGTGGCTGCCTTATCAGGGTTTACACCATTGTTGCAAGCTGGTAAAACTTTGCCGGAAATATTCCATGATTTACTCGGCGATATGGGTTTAAATATTTTCCCAGAAAGCCAAATTTTACGCTTCCACTGTGGATGTTCTTTTGATCGGGTCTTAGGGGCGTTAAAGATGTTGGGAGAAGCTGAGTTACAAGATATGATTGTAAAAGATGATGGGGCAGAAGCAACTTGTGACTTTTGTGGCAGAGTTTATCAAGCAAGTAGT
- a CDS encoding sensor histidine kinase gives MLNSPLVLYSIVTMIALGAGIMGLSIIKASKILKLFKKEPERLSWQIMFLLMVFFLFGYSLCIYLTIARLIDWIPLLTGMVFFFGALFVLFTVTIYYQTLQRLLVVQEKYRVAKEDAEFALSKLQETQHTQMQLIQRETMLALGTMVAGVAHEINNPVSFIHGNLQYLKQYIHELLNIIATYAHVYPNPESKIINILDNSDFHFIQSDLPNLLNSMQVGANRIMEIVESLSNFSRLNEADYKKADIHQGIDSTIVILQSRLKAFANNSQAISVIKEYGNIPHFFCNPRYLNQVFLNLLNNAIDALMQKAHAFSQDTLDKPTIWIRTFICEDNHITISIADNGCGMSEETRQNIFQPFFTTKPVGQGTGLGLSISHQIIVEQHGGSIKCSSTVNQGTKIDIRLPMRQTIPT, from the coding sequence ATGTTAAATTCCCCACTCGTACTGTATTCCATTGTCACTATGATTGCGCTTGGTGCTGGAATTATGGGACTATCTATTATCAAAGCTAGCAAAATTCTCAAATTGTTCAAAAAAGAGCCAGAGCGATTGAGTTGGCAAATAATGTTTTTGCTAATGGTGTTTTTCTTGTTTGGCTATTCTTTATGTATATATTTAACAATTGCTAGGTTGATAGATTGGATACCATTGCTCACTGGTATGGTGTTCTTTTTTGGAGCTTTATTTGTATTGTTTACAGTTACTATTTATTATCAAACTCTGCAAAGATTGTTAGTAGTTCAGGAAAAATATCGTGTAGCGAAGGAAGATGCAGAATTTGCATTATCGAAACTGCAAGAAACACAACACACTCAAATGCAATTAATTCAACGCGAAACTATGTTAGCGTTGGGTACAATGGTAGCCGGGGTTGCTCACGAAATTAATAATCCTGTCAGTTTCATTCATGGCAATTTACAATACCTCAAACAATATATCCATGAATTACTGAATATTATAGCAACCTACGCTCATGTCTATCCCAATCCAGAGTCTAAAATCATTAATATTCTTGATAATAGCGACTTTCATTTCATCCAGAGTGATTTACCAAATCTGTTAAATTCGATGCAGGTGGGTGCAAATCGCATTATGGAGATTGTAGAATCCCTATCAAATTTTTCTCGGTTAAATGAGGCTGATTATAAAAAAGCTGATATTCACCAAGGTATTGATAGTACAATTGTGATTTTGCAAAGTAGGCTGAAAGCTTTTGCTAATAATAGCCAAGCTATTTCAGTGATTAAAGAATACGGCAACATTCCGCATTTTTTTTGTAATCCCCGATATTTAAATCAAGTATTTCTCAATCTACTGAATAATGCCATTGATGCTTTGATGCAAAAAGCTCATGCTTTTAGTCAAGACACATTGGATAAACCAACTATTTGGATTCGCACATTTATTTGTGAAGATAATCATATCACTATCTCAATTGCTGATAATGGTTGTGGGATGAGTGAAGAAACTCGCCAGAATATTTTTCAACCTTTTTTTACTACTAAGCCAGTTGGTCAAGGAACAGGTTTAGGTTTGTCTATTAGCCATCAAATTATTGTTGAGCAACATGGAGGCTCAATTAAATGTAGCTCTACTGTCAACCAAGGTACAAAAATTGATATTAGGCTACCCATGAGACAAACGATACCTACGTAA
- a CDS encoding DUF6745 domain-containing protein — MEVEYIDILYLTQPLTRTADWAIWGCMLDFCISVLGLHHDKKKWRVFQDLIQYCGLISKFEKVCIVCDRPCKLSFNQDNILHAEGEAAIQFPDGYSIYVHHGVRLPAKYKM; from the coding sequence ATGGAAGTTGAGTATATTGATATTTTATATTTGACACAACCCTTGACGAGAACGGCAGATTGGGCAATTTGGGGTTGTATGTTAGATTTTTGTATTTCAGTTCTTGGACTTCACCACGACAAGAAAAAATGGCGAGTATTTCAAGATTTAATTCAATATTGTGGTTTGATATCCAAATTTGAGAAGGTTTGTATAGTGTGCGATCGCCCTTGCAAGTTATCGTTTAATCAAGACAATATCCTTCACGCTGAAGGAGAAGCCGCAATTCAATTTCCTGACGGTTATAGCATTTATGTACATCATGGTGTCCGATTACCAGCGAAATATAAGATGTAG
- a CDS encoding IS630 family transposase (programmed frameshift), with protein MINQHLEMAMPTAEVAIAELQEFIDSRPDAREVRKALAVKLVYQGYKYGEIQTILDVSIGSITSWKKAYQEKGILGLRLNYKGRKSYLSDEQLLQVLSWLQTKEIWELGELEYKLAFEYDVIYESKRSYYDLFEAAGISWKKTTGLNPKADQEVVAGKKKQLETLLASNREEIEARKLRVLLIDECHLLWGDVNGYVWGRTDQEIAIEVVNERDKQTYYGAVDYLDGKLLLKAYNAGNSDNTIDYLRYLLESSPDQRLLLIWDGASYHRSHLVQNFLGEINQGLPPEKWKIHCIRFAPNCPSQNPIEDIWLQAKTWVRRFCALIPTFRHLKWMFEWFLRNTMFDFMSLQMYGAFSEIKY; from the exons ATGATAAACCAGCATCTAGAAATGGCGATGCCTACGGCGGAAGTAGCAATCGCAGAACTACAAGAATTTATAGATAGTCGTCCAGATGCTCGTGAAGTAAGAAAAGCTTTGGCAGTAAAACTAGTGTATCAAGGTTACAAGTATGGAGAAATTCAAACAATTTTAGATGTGTCAATTGGTTCAATAACAAGCTGGAAGAAAGCTTACCAGGAAAAGGGAATTTTGGGTTTGCGCTTAAACTATAAGGGCAGAAAAAGTTATTTGAGTGATGAACAGCTCCTGCAAGTATTAAGTTGGTTGCAAACTAAAGAAATTTGGGAGTTGGGGGAACTGGAATATAAATTAGCATTTGAATATGATGTCATCTACGAATCGAAACGAAGTTACTATGATTTATTTGAAGCAGCAGGAATTAGTTGGAAAAAGACTACAGGCTTGAATCCAAAGGCTGATCAGGAGGTGGTTGCGG GCAAAAAAAAACAACTTGAAACATTGCTGGCAAGCAACAGAGAGGAAATAGAAGCACGAAAGCTGAGAGTATTACTAATAGATGAGTGTCATTTATTATGGGGAGACGTAAATGGTTATGTTTGGGGAAGAACTGACCAAGAAATAGCAATTGAAGTCGTTAATGAACGAGATAAACAGACATATTATGGTGCAGTTGATTATCTCGACGGAAAGCTACTCTTGAAAGCATATAATGCTGGTAATTCAGACAATACAATTGATTATTTACGTTATTTATTAGAATCTTCTCCCGACCAAAGATTGCTTCTGATTTGGGATGGTGCTTCTTATCATCGTTCACATTTAGTTCAAAACTTTTTAGGCGAGATAAATCAAGGTTTACCGCCAGAAAAATGGAAAATTCATTGCATTCGTTTTGCTCCTAATTGTCCATCGCAAAATCCTATAGAGGATATTTGGTTACAAGCGAAAACCTGGGTTCGACGCTTTTGTGCTTTAATTCCAACATTTCGCCATTTAAAGTGGATGTTTGAGTGGTTTCTCCGAAATACTATGTTTGATTTTATGTCTCTTCAGATGTACGGAGCTTTTTCAGAAATCAAATACTAG
- a CDS encoding universal stress protein, with protein sequence MLETILVALDGSEIAARVIQTLDDLVLSPETRVILCHVFSTAESEIDLPADRPQPQSLRFSTFQIEQQLQSFQEQLSVKSQIEIVAGNPAEEIIRLANIYKADLIIIGSRGLTGMTRIVLGSVSSQVVEEAVCSVWVVKPS encoded by the coding sequence GTGCTAGAAACTATTTTGGTGGCTCTCGATGGTTCAGAAATTGCAGCACGAGTCATTCAGACTTTAGATGATTTGGTGTTATCACCAGAGACTAGGGTGATTTTGTGTCATGTGTTTTCTACAGCAGAGTCAGAAATAGACTTACCGGCTGATCGTCCTCAACCCCAGTCTTTAAGATTTTCCACTTTTCAAATTGAACAGCAATTACAATCTTTTCAAGAACAGTTATCAGTTAAAAGTCAAATTGAAATAGTAGCCGGTAATCCGGCGGAAGAAATTATTCGTCTGGCTAATATCTACAAAGCAGATTTAATTATTATTGGCAGTCGTGGTTTAACAGGTATGACAAGGATTGTTTTAGGTTCTGTGAGTAGTCAAGTAGTGGAAGAGGCTGTTTGTTCAGTGTGGGTGGTTAAGCCTAGTTAG
- the hisD gene encoding histidinol dehydrogenase, whose translation MLRIITQQADVKAELQRICDRTDDEQVLHKEATVREVLQAVKRQGDKAVLHYTAEFDHQILQPEELLVKGSELDAAYQQVSPELLSAIKLACKQIEAFHRQRVPKSWVNFGDDDVVLGKRYTPVDKAGLYVPGGRAAYPSSVLMNAIPAKVAGVPRIVMVTPPGTEKTINPAVLVAAQEAGIKEIYRVGGAQAIAALAYGTETIPKVDVITGPGNIYVTLAKKLVYGKVGIDCLAGPSEVLIIADQTANPIHVATDMLAQAEHDPMAAAILLTTDPALAKNVQVAVERQLVDHPRRIDTEKAIAHYGLIILVESLDAAAELSNEFAPEHLELEIKDPWALLPQIRHAGAIFLGYSTPEAVGDYLAGPNHTLPTSGAARYASPLGVETFLKHSNIIQYSTTALQKVAGAIDTLASAEGLPSHTDSVRRRLQKDEPEE comes from the coding sequence ATGCTGCGAATCATTACTCAGCAGGCAGATGTAAAAGCAGAATTGCAACGGATCTGCGATCGCACCGATGATGAACAAGTTCTTCATAAAGAGGCGACGGTGCGAGAAGTGTTGCAAGCAGTGAAACGCCAAGGCGATAAAGCTGTGCTACATTATACTGCCGAATTTGACCATCAAATTCTCCAGCCAGAAGAACTGCTGGTGAAAGGTTCGGAATTGGATGCGGCTTACCAACAGGTGTCACCAGAACTGTTGTCCGCGATTAAGTTGGCTTGTAAGCAAATAGAAGCTTTTCATCGTCAGCGTGTCCCTAAAAGTTGGGTAAACTTTGGGGATGATGATGTGGTTTTAGGTAAAAGGTACACGCCTGTAGATAAGGCAGGGTTATATGTTCCTGGGGGACGAGCTGCTTATCCGAGTTCGGTGCTAATGAATGCGATTCCAGCAAAGGTAGCAGGTGTTCCTCGGATAGTGATGGTGACACCACCAGGAACGGAAAAGACGATTAACCCGGCGGTGTTAGTAGCGGCGCAGGAGGCTGGTATCAAGGAAATTTATCGGGTGGGAGGAGCGCAAGCGATCGCCGCTTTAGCGTATGGTACAGAAACCATACCCAAAGTAGATGTAATTACTGGGCCTGGTAATATCTATGTCACCTTAGCGAAAAAGCTAGTTTACGGTAAGGTAGGGATTGATTGTTTAGCAGGGCCTAGTGAGGTGTTGATTATTGCTGATCAAACTGCTAACCCTATCCATGTGGCGACGGATATGCTAGCGCAGGCTGAACATGATCCAATGGCGGCGGCGATTTTATTAACTACAGATCCGGCTTTGGCGAAAAATGTACAAGTAGCGGTGGAAAGACAGCTAGTAGATCATCCACGACGGATAGATACAGAAAAAGCGATCGCTCATTACGGTTTAATAATCCTGGTGGAATCTTTAGATGCAGCCGCCGAACTCTCTAATGAATTTGCACCGGAACATTTAGAATTAGAAATTAAAGACCCTTGGGCGTTACTCCCTCAAATTCGTCATGCAGGCGCAATATTTTTAGGCTACTCTACACCAGAAGCGGTAGGAGACTATTTAGCAGGGCCTAATCATACATTACCGACTTCTGGCGCGGCTCGTTATGCTTCCCCGTTGGGAGTAGAAACTTTCCTGAAGCATTCCAACATTATTCAATATTCCACCACAGCTCTACAAAAAGTTGCCGGTGCAATAGATACACTAGCATCAGCCGAAGGTTTACCCTCTCACACTGATTCCGTGCGCCGTCGTCTCCAAAAAGATGAACCTGAAGAATGA
- the rpsT gene encoding 30S ribosomal protein S20, protein MANTKSALKRAKIAERNRLRNKTYKSAVKTLMKKYLEAVQVYTANPTPELQEQVQTRLSEAYSKIDKAVKRGVLHPNNGARKKSRLASKLKPLTKTA, encoded by the coding sequence GTGGCGAATACAAAGTCTGCTCTTAAGCGCGCCAAAATCGCAGAACGCAATCGGCTGCGTAATAAAACCTATAAATCAGCTGTAAAAACGCTGATGAAAAAATATCTGGAAGCGGTTCAAGTCTATACCGCAAACCCTACACCAGAACTTCAGGAACAAGTACAAACAAGGCTGTCGGAAGCTTATAGCAAAATCGACAAAGCCGTAAAACGTGGCGTTCTTCATCCCAACAATGGGGCAAGAAAAAAATCGAGATTGGCCAGCAAGCTCAAGCCACTGACAAAAACAGCGTAA
- a CDS encoding TatD family hydrolase: protein MQLIDTHVHLNFDNFQPDLTAVRSRWQAAGLVHLVHSCVEPAEFSSIQAIAHQFPEVSFAVGLHPLDAEKWHSQTAQEILSLAKSDSKVVAIGEMGLDFYKADNYEQQQIVFEAQLAIASELDLPVIIHCREAAVAVRETLQKWQERTNNQIRGVMHCWGGTPEETQWFLDLGFYISFSGTVTFKNAKAIQASAVMVNSDRLLIETDCPFLAPVPKRGEKRNEPAYVRYVAEQIATLRQETLATISAQTTQNACKLFGLSI, encoded by the coding sequence ATGCAGCTGATTGACACTCACGTTCATCTCAACTTTGATAACTTCCAGCCAGATTTGACAGCAGTGCGATCGCGATGGCAAGCAGCAGGACTTGTACACCTTGTACATTCTTGCGTCGAACCAGCAGAATTTTCCAGTATTCAAGCCATAGCACACCAATTTCCTGAAGTCAGTTTTGCCGTGGGATTACATCCCCTAGATGCCGAAAAGTGGCACAGCCAAACGGCACAGGAAATACTATCTTTAGCCAAATCTGACTCCAAGGTAGTAGCAATTGGTGAAATGGGACTGGATTTTTATAAAGCCGATAACTATGAGCAACAGCAAATAGTGTTTGAGGCACAATTAGCGATCGCCTCGGAATTAGATTTACCTGTAATTATTCACTGTCGGGAAGCCGCAGTGGCAGTTAGGGAAACTTTACAAAAATGGCAAGAACGCACCAATAACCAGATTCGGGGTGTGATGCACTGCTGGGGAGGTACACCAGAAGAAACTCAATGGTTTCTGGATTTGGGGTTTTATATTAGTTTCAGTGGTACTGTCACCTTTAAAAATGCTAAAGCCATCCAAGCCTCGGCTGTAATGGTGAACAGCGATCGCCTGCTCATAGAAACCGACTGTCCCTTTCTCGCTCCCGTACCAAAACGAGGCGAAAAACGTAACGAGCCAGCCTATGTCCGTTATGTAGCAGAGCAAATAGCAACGCTACGTCAAGAGACATTAGCAACGATTTCGGCTCAAACCACTCAAAACGCCTGTAAGCTATTTGGTCTATCAATATAG
- the rpoB gene encoding DNA-directed RNA polymerase subunit beta, translated as MISENYIEPAFLLPDLIEIQRSSFRWFLEEGLIEELNSFSPITDYTGKLELHFLGQNYKLKEPKYSVEEAKRRDSTYAVQMYVPTRLLNKETGDIKEQEVFIGDLPLMTDRGTFIINGAERVIVNQIVRSPGVYYKSEIDKNGRRTYSASLIPNRGAWLKFETDRNDLVWVRIDKTRKLSAQVLLKALGLSDNEIFDALRHPEYFQKTIEKEGQFSEEEALMELYRKLRPGEPPTVLGGQQLLDSRFFDPKRYDLGRVGRYKLNKKLRLSVPEPTRVLTPQDILAAVDYLINLEYDIGSVDDIDHLGNRRVRSVGELLQNQVRVGLNRLERIIRERMTVSDAEVLTPASLVNPKPLVAAIKEFFGSSQLSQFMDQTNPLAELTHKRRLSALGPGGLTRERAGFAVRDIHPSHYGRICPIETPEGPNAGLIGSLATHARVNQYGFLETPFRPVENGLVRFDLPPVYMTADEEDDLRVAPGDIPVDENGHIIGPQVPVRYRQEFSTTTPEQVDYVAVSPVQIVSVATSMIPFLEHDDANRALMGSNMQRQAVPLLKPERPLVGTGLEAQGARDSGMVIISRTDGDVTYVDATEIRVRPKPNAPEIKYRLSKYQRSNQDTCLNQKPLVRMGERVVAGQVLADGSSTEGGELALGQNIVVAYMPWEGYNYEDAILISERLVQDDIYTSIHIEKYEIEARQTKLGPEEITREIPNVGEDALRQLDEQGIIRIGAWVEAGDILVGKVTPKGESDQPPEEKLLRAIFGEKARDVRDNSLRVPNGEKGRVVDVRLFTREQGDELPPGANMVVRVYVAQKRKIQVGDKMAGRHGNKGIISRILPIEDMPYLPDGSPVDIVLNPLGVPSRMNVGQVFECLLGWAGYNLGVRFKITPFDEMYGEESSRRIVHGKLQESRDETGRNWVYNPDDPGKIMVFDGRTGEPFDRPVTVGVAYMLKLVHLVDDKIHARSTGPYSLVTQQPLGGKAQQGGQRFGEMEVWALEAFGAAYTLQELLTVKSDDMQGRNEALNAIVKGKAIPRPGTPESFKVLMRELQSLGLDIAVHKVETQADGSSLDVEVDLMADQAARRTPPRPTYESLSRESLEDDE; from the coding sequence ATGATTAGCGAAAATTATATTGAACCCGCCTTTTTGTTGCCCGACTTAATTGAAATCCAGCGTTCAAGCTTTCGCTGGTTTTTAGAAGAAGGGCTGATTGAAGAACTTAACTCCTTTAGTCCTATTACAGACTATACGGGCAAACTAGAACTGCATTTTTTAGGACAGAACTACAAGCTCAAGGAGCCAAAGTATAGCGTCGAAGAAGCGAAACGGCGGGATAGCACCTATGCTGTGCAAATGTACGTCCCCACACGCCTGTTAAACAAAGAAACAGGTGATATTAAAGAGCAGGAAGTATTTATCGGGGATCTGCCTTTGATGACCGATCGCGGTACGTTTATCATTAACGGTGCCGAACGGGTAATTGTCAATCAAATTGTGCGATCGCCTGGAGTTTACTACAAATCAGAAATCGATAAAAACGGACGACGTACCTATTCAGCTTCACTCATTCCTAACCGGGGTGCGTGGCTAAAATTTGAAACCGACCGTAACGATTTGGTGTGGGTACGCATCGACAAAACCCGCAAACTCTCAGCCCAGGTACTTTTGAAGGCTCTAGGGTTATCAGATAACGAAATTTTTGATGCTCTACGTCACCCTGAGTATTTCCAAAAAACCATTGAAAAAGAAGGGCAATTTTCCGAAGAAGAAGCCTTAATGGAGTTATATCGCAAACTCCGTCCTGGTGAACCACCAACAGTCTTAGGTGGACAACAACTGCTAGACTCCCGTTTCTTCGACCCCAAACGCTATGACTTGGGTAGGGTAGGCAGATACAAACTCAACAAAAAATTGCGTCTGTCAGTTCCCGAACCAACACGCGTCCTCACCCCCCAAGACATCTTGGCAGCCGTCGACTACCTCATCAACCTAGAATATGACATTGGTAGCGTAGATGACATCGACCACTTGGGCAACCGTCGGGTACGCAGCGTGGGCGAATTGTTGCAAAACCAAGTCAGAGTAGGCTTAAACCGCCTCGAAAGAATCATTCGGGAAAGGATGACCGTATCTGATGCGGAAGTTTTGACACCAGCATCCCTAGTCAACCCCAAACCCCTAGTAGCAGCCATCAAAGAATTCTTCGGCTCCAGCCAATTGAGCCAATTCATGGATCAAACCAACCCCCTAGCGGAGCTGACCCACAAGCGTCGTCTCTCAGCTTTAGGCCCTGGCGGTTTGACCAGAGAACGGGCAGGGTTTGCGGTGCGAGACATTCACCCATCTCACTACGGACGGATTTGTCCCATCGAGACACCAGAAGGCCCCAACGCAGGTCTAATTGGTTCCTTGGCTACCCATGCACGGGTGAATCAGTACGGCTTCCTCGAAACTCCCTTTAGACCGGTGGAAAATGGTCTGGTGAGATTCGATTTGCCCCCAGTGTACATGACCGCCGATGAAGAAGACGATTTGCGGGTAGCTCCAGGAGACATTCCCGTCGATGAAAATGGACACATCATTGGGCCACAAGTACCAGTCCGTTACCGTCAAGAATTCTCCACCACCACCCCAGAACAAGTAGACTACGTGGCAGTATCTCCGGTACAAATCGTATCGGTAGCTACCAGTATGATTCCCTTCCTAGAACATGACGACGCTAACCGCGCCCTCATGGGTTCTAACATGCAACGTCAAGCCGTACCTCTACTCAAACCAGAGCGTCCCTTGGTAGGGACAGGCTTAGAAGCTCAAGGTGCGAGAGACTCCGGGATGGTGATTATTTCCCGAACAGATGGGGATGTCACCTACGTAGACGCGACAGAAATTCGTGTCCGTCCCAAACCCAACGCCCCAGAAATTAAATACCGCCTCTCCAAATACCAGCGTTCTAACCAAGATACCTGTCTCAACCAGAAACCCTTGGTGCGAATGGGTGAACGGGTAGTAGCAGGGCAAGTATTAGCTGACGGCTCATCTACGGAAGGCGGTGAATTGGCACTAGGACAAAATATCGTCGTCGCTTATATGCCCTGGGAAGGCTATAACTACGAAGACGCGATTTTGATTTCCGAGCGACTAGTCCAAGATGACATTTACACCTCAATTCACATTGAAAAATATGAAATTGAGGCGCGCCAAACCAAACTCGGCCCCGAAGAAATCACCAGAGAAATTCCCAACGTCGGGGAAGATGCCCTGCGTCAATTAGACGAGCAAGGGATCATTCGCATTGGGGCGTGGGTAGAAGCTGGCGACATCTTAGTTGGTAAAGTCACACCCAAAGGGGAATCCGACCAACCCCCAGAAGAAAAACTGTTACGGGCGATTTTCGGTGAAAAAGCACGGGATGTGAGAGATAATTCCCTGCGCGTCCCCAACGGTGAAAAAGGGCGGGTAGTCGATGTGCGCCTGTTTACCCGTGAACAGGGTGATGAATTACCCCCAGGGGCCAACATGGTGGTGCGGGTGTATGTCGCCCAGAAACGGAAGATTCAGGTAGGCGACAAAATGGCAGGTCGTCACGGGAATAAAGGGATTATTTCCCGCATATTACCGATAGAAGATATGCCCTATCTGCCTGATGGCTCACCAGTAGATATTGTGCTGAACCCCCTGGGTGTACCCAGCCGGATGAACGTAGGACAGGTATTTGAGTGTCTTTTAGGTTGGGCTGGCTATAACTTAGGCGTGCGATTTAAGATTACCCCCTTCGATGAAATGTACGGGGAAGAATCATCCCGCCGCATCGTGCATGGCAAATTGCAAGAATCACGGGACGAAACAGGTAGAAATTGGGTATACAACCCCGATGACCCAGGCAAAATCATGGTGTTCGATGGTCGGACAGGAGAACCATTCGACCGACCTGTAACCGTGGGTGTCGCTTATATGCTCAAACTCGTACACCTAGTAGACGATAAGATTCACGCTCGTTCTACAGGCCCCTACTCCTTAGTTACGCAGCAACCCTTGGGTGGTAAAGCTCAACAAGGTGGTCAGCGATTCGGGGAAATGGAAGTGTGGGCTTTGGAAGCCTTCGGTGCAGCTTACACCTTGCAAGAATTGCTGACAGTCAAATCTGACGATATGCAGGGGCGTAACGAAGCCTTAAATGCGATCGTTAAAGGTAAGGCAATTCCCAGACCTGGTACACCAGAATCCTTTAAGGTGTTGATGCGAGAGCTGCAATCCTTGGGCTTAGATATTGCCGTACATAAGGTAGAAACCCAAGCCGATGGCAGTTCCTTGGATGTAGAAGTCGATTTAATGGCAGACCAAGCAGCCAGAAGAACACCACCCAGACCAACCTATGAATCGCTCTCCCGTGAATCACTGGAAGACGACGAATAA